The following coding sequences lie in one Ostrea edulis chromosome 8, xbOstEdul1.1, whole genome shotgun sequence genomic window:
- the LOC125663413 gene encoding receptor-type tyrosine-protein phosphatase mu-like, translated as MNSFIGRRRRLGQKSVESKSSLPGACSRTKNKAKANKYTEETPDTGSLEEQELTVTSSSDGGYYNIASVNSCIRVEDLQRIIAEKNRKENTIFAAEYKRLPTGNSEICGTAQRPENVSKNRFKTIFPYEHSRVVLEEKWNPSDNDYINANYIKDNDGNARFIAAQGPKKTTIKDFWKMMWQGNIKTVVMLTNIVENGKNKCSRYWPDKDQSLCIGPCTVTLSEEVVYSFYVVRRLCVQNKEAIRKRTITQYHYTAWPDHGTPEEISIIQFHRAVLKTHQRRSPLLVHCSAGVGRTGTFIALDTLLEEGRRSGEVNVLEFVKSMREDRMTMVQTVEQYVFLHKALLDGLQGSCAAISESDFQLKAKDMLEETSPLNQRQVYCEFKKLLTLKPVYDDEEKEDSKTPENLTKNVSVDILPVSKHRPYLATYVKGRNDYINAVIVPSFTNPMGFIITQKPLVDTEVDLWRMCMDHDTDGIVVLNDKDEENIWVPSKGSSRTVPPFNITAKNTESTTNGVIQGVIGVSDQDRHKLIDISQLPANDDESILKGIELLLEKTKSSTYRTTVISKDGAGAAGIFCALHNAVQELRMDGEINLFTIVRQIHSRRPEVIGKLDEYRRCYGLLMTLLETQGIYANL; from the exons ATGAATTCATTCATTGGCAGACGAAGAAGGTTGGGACAAAAATCAGTGGAATCTAAGAGTTCGCTACCAGGAGCATGTTCCAGAACGAAAAACAAGGCAAAAGCAAATAAATATACGGAag AAACCCCTGACACTGGATCACTAGAAGAACAAGAACTGACAGTGACTAGCTCTTCAGATGGTGGTTATTACAACATCGCATCTGTCAATTCCTGCATTCGCGTTGAGGATCTTCAGAGGATAATTGCGGAAAAGAATCGTAAAGAAAACACCATATTCGCTGCAGAATATAAG AGATTACCAACAGGAAACAGTGAGATTTGTGGAACAGCGCAGAGACCTGAGAATGTGTCAAAGAATCGCTTCAAAACAATCTTTCCTT ATGAACACTCGAGAGTCGTCCTGGAAGAGAAATGGAATCCGTCTGACAACGACTACATCAATGCAAACTATATAAAG GATAATGACGGGAACGCACGATTTATAGCTGCACAGG GTCCTAAAAAGACTACAATTAAAGATTTCTGGAAAATGATGTGGCAGGGAAATATCAAAACGGTTGTGATGCTgacaaatattgttgaaaacggAAAG AATAAATGTAGCAGATACTGGCCAGATAAAGACCAGTCCCTTTGTATCGGTCCGTGTACAGTAACTCTGTCCGAGGAAGTTGTTTACTCTTTCTATGTTGTTCGAAGACTCTGTGTTCAGAACAAGGAG GCCATTCGTAAGCGCACCATTACACAGTATCACTACACAGCCTGGCCTGACCATGGGACCCCAGAAGAAATCAGTATCATTCAATTTCACAGAGCTGTGCTAAAAACACACCAGCGAAGGTCACCGTTACTCGTCCATTGCAG TGCCGGTGTTGGAAGGACGGGGACATTCATTGCATTAGACACGCTGCTGGAAGAAGGACGGAGATCTGGAGAAGTTAACGTGTTGGAGTTTGTGAAATCGATGAGGGAGGACCGCATGACTATGGTTCAAACAGTT GAACAATACGTCTTTCTGCACAAAGCTTTGTTGGACGGGTTACAGGGATCCTGCGCTGCGATATCAGAGAGTGATTTCCAACTCAAAGCCAAGGACATGCTGGAAGAGACCTCCCCTCTAAATCAAAGACAAGTGTACTGTGAATTTAAG AAATTATTGACACTAAAGCCTGTCTATGACGATGAGGAGAAAGAAGATTCTAAAACACCTGAAAACCTAACGAAAAACGTATCCGTTGACATCTTACCCG TTTCAAAGCATCGTCCCTATCTAGCAACGTATGTAAAGGGCCGGAACGACTACATCAATGCTGTGATAGTTCCA TCCTTCACAAACCCCATGGGATTCATAATTACCCAGAAGCCTCTTGTGGACACGGAAGTGGACCTGTGGCGGATGTGCATGGACCACGATACTGACGGAATAGTGGTTCTCAATGATAAAGACGAG GAGAATATATGGGTCCCGTCTAAAGGGTCATCCCGGACTGTACCGCCATTCAACATTACAGCAAAGAACACAGAGAGCACGACGAATGGCGTGATACAAGGTGTCATTGGAGTGTCTGATCAA GATCGTCACAAGTTGATAGACATATCTCAGCTTCCTGCCAATGACGACGAATCAATTCTGAAAGGAATAGAACTGTTactggagaaaacaaaatcatcaacATACAGAACGACCGTGATAAGCAA AGATGGCGCAGGTGCCGCTGGAATATTTTGTGCTCTTCATAATGCAGTTCAAGAATTAAGGATGGATGGGGAAATAAATCTGTTCACTATTGTGAGACAGATCCATAGCAGAAGACCGGAAGTTATTGGGAAGCTG GATGAGTACAGGCGTTGCTACGGCCTGTTGATGACGTTGTTGGAAACTCAAGGAATATATGCAAATTTATAG